In one Hymenobacter sp. DG25B genomic region, the following are encoded:
- a CDS encoding glutathionylspermidine synthase family protein, with protein MIRLLPLSGDVTPAIRTLGWEWAVEDACAAYVAREAVQLSEAEAEALLEAADTLYEMLVQAIPDPIPDDLLQLLAIPANLWAAVRHSWNDERHWHLYGRFDLAATAEGIKLLEFNADTATGLPETAVVQWASLVAAGQANEERQANGLFEGLQGQLSEWLALNPDLDNSLLLVHLPGSAEDETNCAILAEAARAAGFASTHVCSADAMQVSVAGDERGVWAQVGPEQWQRFGFLFKLVPWEILATEEPDLTADLTQLLLSRDVIIANPTYSLLFQSKGILAWLWQVFPHHPLLLETSLQPLSGHHVRKPMLGREGQNVTELKAGGQEGTAVAGEFAQQPAIYQRWAELPTDPQARRYQGGVFWAGEACALGFRRDAAFITNLSEFVPHVLQ; from the coding sequence ATGATTCGCTTGCTTCCTCTTTCCGGCGACGTCACGCCGGCCATTCGTACGCTGGGTTGGGAGTGGGCCGTGGAAGATGCCTGCGCCGCCTACGTAGCCCGCGAGGCCGTGCAGCTTTCTGAAGCCGAGGCCGAAGCCCTGCTGGAAGCCGCCGACACGCTCTACGAAATGCTGGTGCAGGCCATTCCCGACCCCATTCCGGATGACCTGTTGCAGCTGCTGGCCATTCCTGCCAACTTATGGGCGGCCGTCCGGCATTCCTGGAACGATGAGCGCCACTGGCACCTGTACGGGCGCTTCGACCTGGCCGCCACTGCCGAGGGCATTAAGCTGCTGGAGTTTAATGCCGATACGGCCACCGGCCTGCCCGAAACCGCCGTGGTGCAGTGGGCCAGCCTGGTAGCCGCCGGCCAGGCCAATGAGGAGCGCCAGGCCAACGGGCTCTTCGAAGGCCTGCAGGGCCAGCTCAGTGAGTGGCTGGCGCTCAACCCCGACCTGGACAACAGCCTGCTGCTGGTGCATTTGCCCGGCAGCGCCGAAGACGAAACCAATTGCGCCATACTGGCCGAAGCCGCCCGGGCGGCCGGTTTTGCCAGCACCCATGTGTGCTCCGCCGATGCCATGCAGGTATCCGTAGCGGGTGATGAGCGCGGGGTGTGGGCCCAGGTGGGGCCGGAACAATGGCAGCGGTTTGGCTTCCTGTTTAAGCTGGTGCCGTGGGAAATTCTGGCCACGGAAGAGCCCGATTTAACGGCGGACCTTACCCAGCTGCTGCTTTCCCGCGACGTTATCATTGCCAACCCGACCTACTCGCTGCTCTTCCAAAGCAAAGGCATTCTGGCCTGGCTCTGGCAGGTGTTTCCGCATCATCCGCTGTTGCTGGAAACCTCGCTGCAGCCGCTCAGCGGGCACCACGTGCGCAAGCCCATGCTGGGCCGCGAGGGGCAGAACGTAACGGAGCTGAAGGCCGGCGGGCAAGAAGGTACGGCTGTAGCCGGCGAGTTTGCGCAGCAACCAGCCATATACCAGCGCTGGGCTGAACTGCCCACGGACCCGCAGGCGCGGCGCTATCAGGGGGGCGTATTCTGGGCCGGGGAAGCCTGCGCGCTGGGCTTCCGCCGCGACGCCGCTTTCATCACCAATCTATCCGAGTTTGTGCCGCACGTGCTACAGTAA
- a CDS encoding GAF domain-containing protein: MAEELLLDTTLSKAEQYRQLLPQIDALTTGEPDLVANLANTAAALRQAFGFFWVGFYLVKAEELVLGPFQGPIACTRIRRGKGVCGTSWDQAKTILVPDVEQFPGHIACSSDSKSEIVVPVLKDGQVVAVLDVDSDQLNDFDLDDQQALEQLMQTAARWF, from the coding sequence ATGGCTGAAGAACTTCTCTTAGATACCACGCTCAGCAAAGCCGAGCAATACCGCCAGCTGCTCCCCCAAATTGACGCCCTGACTACCGGCGAGCCGGATTTAGTGGCCAACCTGGCCAACACGGCGGCCGCATTGCGGCAGGCCTTTGGTTTTTTCTGGGTGGGTTTTTATCTGGTGAAAGCAGAGGAGCTTGTCCTCGGCCCGTTTCAGGGGCCCATTGCCTGCACGCGCATCCGCCGTGGTAAGGGCGTATGCGGCACCAGCTGGGACCAGGCCAAAACCATCTTAGTGCCTGATGTGGAGCAGTTCCCCGGTCATATTGCCTGCAGCTCCGATTCCAAGTCGGAGATTGTAGTGCCCGTGCTAAAAGATGGACAGGTAGTGGCCGTATTGGATGTTGACAGTGACCAGCTCAACGACTTCGACCTTGATGATCAGCAGGCTCTGGAGCAATTGATGCAAACGGCTGCCCGCTGGTTCTAG
- the ribD gene encoding bifunctional diaminohydroxyphosphoribosylaminopyrimidine deaminase/5-amino-6-(5-phosphoribosylamino)uracil reductase RibD — MTAVDDLMMRRALDLARLGTGYTRPNPLVGCVITHQGRIIGEGWHRQYGGPHAEVNALESVSEPALLPHSRAYVTLEPCSHHGKTPPCADQLIAKGIPEVVVCNLDPNPLVAGSGLARLRAAGIKVETGVLEAEGRWLNRRFFTFQEQKRPYIVLKWAETADGFLSGRFYQPIQISGALARMAVHQWRGEEHAILVGTRTALHDNPYLNVREWPGPAPIRLVIDKNLSLPPTHHLFDGTQPTLVYTYRQRATKGNLGYVKLSEADDLFPQILENLYRRNVQSVLVEGGPTVLNTLLADGLWDEIRVLRSANHLGAGVAAPRLGLTGLREQFPLGQDQVFVYRKNEGY; from the coding sequence ATGACTGCTGTTGACGACCTGATGATGCGCCGCGCCTTGGACCTGGCGCGCCTGGGCACTGGCTATACCCGCCCTAACCCGTTGGTAGGCTGCGTTATCACCCATCAGGGGCGCATTATTGGGGAAGGCTGGCACCGGCAGTATGGTGGGCCCCATGCGGAGGTAAATGCCCTGGAATCGGTGTCGGAGCCGGCGCTGCTGCCGCACAGCCGCGCGTACGTGACCCTGGAGCCCTGCTCCCACCACGGCAAAACCCCGCCCTGTGCCGACCAGCTCATCGCCAAAGGCATTCCCGAAGTGGTGGTCTGCAACCTCGACCCCAACCCGCTGGTAGCGGGCAGCGGCCTGGCCAGGCTGCGTGCGGCGGGCATTAAAGTAGAAACCGGCGTGCTGGAAGCGGAAGGCCGCTGGCTGAACCGGCGTTTTTTCACTTTTCAGGAGCAAAAGCGGCCCTACATTGTGCTGAAGTGGGCCGAAACGGCCGATGGATTTCTTTCCGGCCGGTTTTATCAACCCATTCAAATCAGTGGAGCGCTGGCCCGCATGGCCGTGCACCAGTGGCGCGGCGAGGAGCACGCCATTCTGGTAGGCACCCGCACGGCGCTGCACGACAACCCTTACCTGAACGTGCGCGAATGGCCCGGCCCGGCGCCTATTCGTCTGGTTATCGATAAGAACCTGAGTTTGCCGCCCACGCATCATCTTTTCGATGGCACCCAACCCACGCTGGTATACACCTACCGCCAGCGCGCCACCAAGGGTAATCTGGGCTACGTGAAGCTCTCGGAGGCCGATGATCTGTTCCCCCAGATTCTGGAAAACCTGTACCGCCGCAACGTACAATCGGTGCTGGTGGAAGGCGGGCCTACCGTGCTCAATACCCTGCTGGCCGATGGGCTTTGGGACGAAATCAGGGTACTGCGGAGCGCCAATCATTTGGGGGCCGGCGTGGCAGCGCCCCGGCTCGGGCTCACTGGCCTGCGCGAGCAATTCCCGCTCGGCCAGGATCAGGTATTCGTGTATCGGAAAAACGAAGGGTATTAA
- the prmC gene encoding peptide chain release factor N(5)-glutamine methyltransferase, with protein sequence MSFFVYPLAAMTIRQLTASLTDSLQALYPEPEAAAIAGLVLEHVLTISPLQRRMQANEEVAPAVARQVEAIQQRLLRHEPVQYVLGVAHFAGMDLEVTPATLIPRPETEELVQLIVEEQQAHRIGLTLLDIGTGSGCIALALYQALKPQRAIAVDISVEALNVARRNAVRYGCAVEFQQLDILQATPADILPHSLQVLVSNPPYVLENERPLMRRNVLDYEPATALFVPDNDPLLFYRRIAELGRELLKPGGALYFEINEQYARELCQLLTAVGYQAIAPRPDLFGKDRMVRATWPGQAS encoded by the coding sequence GTGTCTTTCTTCGTCTATCCGCTTGCCGCCATGACCATTCGCCAGCTCACTGCCTCCCTTACTGATAGCCTGCAGGCCCTGTACCCGGAGCCGGAAGCGGCGGCCATTGCCGGGCTGGTGCTGGAGCATGTGCTGACTATTTCGCCCCTGCAGCGGCGTATGCAGGCCAATGAAGAAGTGGCCCCCGCCGTGGCACGGCAGGTGGAGGCCATCCAGCAACGGCTGCTCCGGCATGAGCCGGTGCAATACGTACTAGGGGTGGCGCACTTTGCGGGTATGGATTTGGAGGTAACGCCCGCCACCCTCATTCCCCGGCCCGAAACCGAAGAGCTTGTGCAGCTGATTGTGGAGGAGCAGCAAGCGCACCGCATCGGCTTAACTCTTTTGGATATAGGTACGGGCAGCGGCTGTATTGCGCTGGCTTTGTACCAGGCGCTAAAGCCGCAGCGCGCTATTGCCGTCGATATTTCGGTGGAAGCGCTGAACGTAGCCCGCCGGAATGCCGTGCGCTATGGCTGTGCGGTTGAGTTTCAGCAGCTGGATATTCTACAGGCCACGCCGGCCGATATCCTGCCGCATTCCCTGCAGGTTCTGGTCAGCAACCCGCCCTATGTGCTGGAGAACGAGCGGCCCCTCATGCGCCGCAACGTGCTGGACTATGAGCCCGCCACCGCCTTATTCGTGCCGGATAATGACCCGCTGCTTTTTTACCGGCGCATTGCGGAGCTGGGCAGGGAGCTGTTGAAACCGGGTGGCGCGCTGTATTTTGAAATCAATGAGCAATATGCCCGGGAGTTGTGCCAGCTGCTGACAGCAGTAGGCTACCAGGCTATAGCTCCTCGCCCCGACCTGTTTGGCAAGGACCGGATGGTGCGCGCGACGTGGCCCGGGCAGGCCTCATAA
- a CDS encoding acyltransferase, which produces MPDAVLYFAHPTAVLDEGCRIGKGCRIWHFSHLMTGCQLGAGCSIGQNVMIAPGVVLGQNVKVQNNVSLYSGVTCADDVFLGPSVVFTNVRNPRSAVPRRDQYQPTVLERGVSVGANSTIVCGVRLGEYAFVGAGSVITHDVPAYALVYGNPARQQGWMSRYGHRLHFNADGEAVCPESNEQYQLQNNKVFPFSTRTNP; this is translated from the coding sequence ATGCCCGACGCTGTCCTGTACTTTGCTCACCCGACTGCCGTTCTCGATGAAGGCTGCCGCATTGGCAAAGGCTGCCGCATCTGGCATTTTTCGCATCTGATGACGGGCTGCCAGCTGGGAGCCGGCTGCAGCATAGGTCAGAACGTAATGATTGCGCCTGGCGTAGTGCTGGGGCAGAATGTGAAAGTACAGAACAACGTTTCCCTGTACTCTGGCGTAACCTGCGCCGATGACGTCTTCCTTGGCCCATCGGTGGTTTTTACCAATGTGCGGAATCCCCGGAGCGCCGTGCCGCGCCGCGACCAGTACCAGCCTACCGTGCTGGAACGGGGCGTGAGTGTGGGCGCCAACAGCACTATTGTGTGCGGTGTGCGCCTGGGAGAATATGCCTTTGTAGGAGCCGGCTCCGTCATTACCCACGACGTGCCGGCCTATGCTCTGGTATATGGCAACCCCGCCCGCCAGCAGGGCTGGATGAGCAGATACGGGCACCGGCTGCATTTTAATGCCGACGGAGAAGCTGTTTGCCCGGAAAGCAACGAACAATATCAGTTACAGAATAATAAGGTTTTTCCTTTTAGCACCCGCACCAACCCATAA
- a CDS encoding nucleotide sugar dehydrogenase, whose amino-acid sequence MYEQLLQKQAKLAVIGLGYVGLPIALEFARKISVIGFDINAQRVELMRNNIDPSGELEAKDFEGVDITFTDSLDVLREAQFFIVAVPTPIDEHAMPDLRPLLAASATVGKVLKKGDYVVFESTVYPGCTEDDCIPVMEKLSGLKFPEDFKVGYSPERINPGDKEHTLARIVKVVSGCDAESLDLIAKVYELVITAGVHRASSIKVAEAAKIIENTQRDVNIALMNELSMIFDRMSINTYEVLEAAGTKWNFLKFSPGLVGGHCIGVDPYYLTYKAKELGYDAKVILSGRTTNDNMGAYIARKTVQMMIKKGKDVAKSKVLVMGATFKENVEDIRNSKVADVIQELKNFSVNVDIVDPHADSDELHHEYGFRLTDPAAISKDYDAVIVAVSHAPYTELDEAYFQSITSDNAVLVDIKGLYRGQMQELQYWSL is encoded by the coding sequence GTGTACGAGCAACTGCTTCAAAAACAGGCCAAGCTGGCCGTCATTGGCCTCGGGTATGTGGGCCTGCCCATTGCCCTCGAGTTTGCCCGCAAAATCAGTGTTATCGGTTTCGATATCAACGCGCAGCGTGTAGAGCTGATGCGCAATAATATTGACCCCAGCGGTGAGCTGGAGGCCAAAGACTTTGAGGGCGTCGACATTACGTTCACCGACTCGCTGGACGTACTGCGCGAAGCCCAATTCTTTATTGTGGCGGTGCCTACGCCTATTGATGAGCACGCCATGCCTGATCTGCGCCCCCTGCTGGCGGCCTCGGCCACGGTAGGCAAAGTGCTCAAGAAGGGCGACTATGTGGTGTTTGAATCCACCGTTTATCCCGGCTGCACCGAAGACGACTGCATCCCGGTAATGGAAAAGCTCTCGGGCCTGAAATTCCCTGAGGACTTTAAAGTAGGCTACTCCCCGGAGCGCATTAACCCCGGTGATAAAGAGCATACGCTGGCCCGCATCGTGAAAGTGGTATCCGGCTGTGATGCCGAGTCGCTGGACCTGATTGCCAAAGTATATGAGTTGGTGATTACCGCCGGCGTACACCGGGCCAGCAGCATTAAAGTAGCCGAGGCCGCCAAAATCATCGAAAACACCCAGCGCGACGTGAACATTGCGTTGATGAATGAGCTGTCGATGATTTTTGACCGCATGAGCATCAACACTTATGAGGTGCTGGAAGCTGCCGGTACCAAGTGGAACTTCCTGAAGTTTTCGCCTGGTCTGGTAGGTGGCCACTGCATTGGCGTAGACCCTTACTACCTCACCTACAAAGCCAAAGAGCTGGGCTATGATGCCAAGGTGATTCTCTCCGGTCGCACCACCAATGATAACATGGGCGCCTACATCGCACGCAAAACCGTGCAGATGATGATTAAAAAAGGCAAAGACGTAGCCAAAAGCAAAGTGCTGGTGATGGGCGCCACGTTCAAGGAAAATGTGGAGGATATCCGCAATTCCAAAGTGGCCGATGTAATCCAGGAGCTGAAGAACTTCTCCGTAAACGTAGACATCGTGGACCCACACGCTGATTCCGATGAGCTGCACCATGAGTACGGCTTCCGCCTGACAGATCCGGCAGCTATCAGCAAAGATTACGATGCCGTTATTGTCGCCGTAAGCCATGCTCCGTACACAGAGCTGGATGAGGCTTATTTCCAGTCGATTACCAGCGACAATGCGGTGCTGGTTGACATCAAGGGCCTGTACCGTGGCCAGATGCAGGAGCTGCAGTACTGGAGTTTGTAA
- the galE gene encoding UDP-glucose 4-epimerase GalE produces the protein MERTKILVTGGAGYIGSHAVVELYEAGFLPVIIDNFSNSRESVLEGIEQILGVRVPFHKVDCNDAETMRAVFAEEGNLRGVIHFAAYKAVGESVEKPLEYYQNNVGSLLTLLQVMREFGVDALVFSSSCTVYGIPDQLPVTEQTPTKKANSPYGATKQMCEDILRDVAAAPSTRLKSILLRYFNPVGAHPSAKIGELPLGVPQNLVPYVTQTAAGIREKLTIYGDTYDTPDGTNIRDYVHVVDLAKAHIVAVQRLLDGQGDKVETFNIGTGRGNSVLEVVHAFERATGQKLNYVIGPPRAGDVPAIYADVTKATQELGFRTTSTLEQALASSWKWQQSLEAVS, from the coding sequence ATGGAAAGGACGAAGATTCTGGTAACCGGCGGGGCGGGCTATATTGGCTCCCATGCCGTGGTAGAGCTGTACGAAGCTGGTTTTCTGCCGGTTATTATCGATAATTTCAGCAACTCCCGGGAGTCGGTGCTGGAAGGCATTGAGCAGATTCTGGGCGTGCGGGTACCGTTCCATAAAGTTGACTGCAACGACGCGGAGACTATGCGCGCCGTTTTCGCCGAGGAGGGCAACCTGCGGGGGGTGATTCACTTTGCTGCTTACAAAGCAGTAGGGGAATCAGTGGAAAAGCCGTTGGAGTATTACCAGAACAATGTCGGCTCGCTGCTTACGCTCCTGCAGGTGATGCGCGAGTTTGGCGTGGATGCCCTGGTGTTTTCGTCGTCCTGCACGGTGTATGGCATTCCGGATCAGCTGCCCGTAACGGAGCAAACGCCCACCAAAAAAGCCAACTCGCCCTACGGTGCTACCAAGCAGATGTGCGAGGATATTCTGCGCGATGTGGCGGCGGCGCCCAGCACCAGGCTGAAAAGTATTCTGCTGCGCTACTTCAATCCGGTAGGTGCTCATCCTTCCGCCAAAATTGGGGAGCTGCCCCTGGGCGTACCGCAAAACCTGGTGCCCTATGTTACTCAGACGGCGGCCGGCATCCGGGAAAAGCTCACCATTTATGGTGACACCTACGATACGCCCGATGGCACCAACATTCGGGACTATGTGCACGTGGTAGACCTCGCCAAGGCACACATCGTGGCAGTGCAGCGCCTGCTGGACGGCCAAGGCGACAAGGTAGAAACCTTTAACATTGGCACCGGCCGGGGTAACTCCGTGCTGGAAGTAGTACATGCCTTTGAGCGTGCCACGGGCCAGAAGCTGAATTACGTTATTGGCCCACCCCGGGCCGGTGATGTGCCGGCCATTTACGCGGATGTAACCAAGGCCACGCAGGAGTTGGGCTTCCGCACCACCTCCACGCTTGAGCAGGCGCTGGCCAGTTCCTGGAAGTGGCAGCAGTCCTTGGAAGCAGTTAGCTAG
- the rfbB gene encoding dTDP-glucose 4,6-dehydratase, which yields MKIIITGGAGFIGSHVVRLFVTKYPEYQILNLDALTYAGNLENLRDIENAPNYRLVKGDITDQAFVDQLFATEEPDAVIHLAAESHVDRSITDPLAFVKTNVLGTVHLLNAAKNLWKPLGYEGKTFYHVSTDEVYGSLEMGPEMFTEDTAYDPRSPYSASKAASDHFVRAWYHTYHMPVKLSNCSNNYGPNHFPEKLIPLAIHRIQHGEAIPVYGKGENVRDWLFVKDHATAIDAVFHKGKVGETYNIGGVNEWMNIDLIHLLCDTLDEKTGQAKGTSRKLITFVTDRAGHDLRYAIDSSKIMNELGWKPSVTFEQGLSQTVDWYLQNQEWLDHVTSGAYQQYYQQQYNR from the coding sequence ATGAAAATCATTATCACCGGCGGGGCCGGCTTCATTGGGTCGCACGTGGTGCGCCTGTTCGTAACCAAGTACCCGGAGTATCAGATTCTGAACCTGGATGCCTTGACCTACGCCGGCAACCTGGAAAACCTGCGGGACATCGAAAATGCGCCTAACTACCGTCTGGTGAAAGGCGACATCACGGATCAGGCCTTTGTGGATCAGCTGTTTGCTACTGAGGAGCCTGATGCGGTAATTCACCTCGCCGCCGAAAGCCACGTCGACCGCAGCATCACCGATCCGCTGGCCTTTGTGAAAACCAATGTGCTGGGCACGGTGCACCTGCTGAATGCCGCCAAAAACCTGTGGAAGCCACTGGGCTACGAGGGCAAAACCTTCTACCACGTAAGCACCGATGAAGTGTACGGCTCCCTAGAAATGGGACCAGAGATGTTCACCGAAGACACCGCCTACGACCCCCGCTCACCCTATTCGGCCTCCAAAGCCGCTTCCGACCACTTTGTGCGGGCCTGGTACCATACCTACCACATGCCGGTAAAATTGAGCAACTGCTCCAATAACTACGGCCCCAACCACTTCCCGGAAAAGCTGATTCCGTTGGCCATTCACCGCATTCAGCACGGCGAAGCCATTCCGGTGTACGGCAAGGGCGAAAACGTGCGCGACTGGCTGTTCGTGAAAGACCACGCCACCGCCATCGACGCCGTGTTCCACAAGGGCAAGGTGGGCGAAACCTACAACATCGGCGGCGTGAATGAGTGGATGAATATCGACCTGATTCACTTGCTCTGCGACACGCTGGACGAGAAAACCGGCCAGGCAAAAGGCACCTCGCGCAAGCTTATCACCTTTGTAACCGACCGCGCCGGCCACGACCTGCGCTACGCCATCGACTCCAGCAAAATCATGAACGAGCTGGGCTGGAAGCCGTCTGTGACTTTTGAACAAGGCCTGAGCCAGACGGTAGACTGGTATCTGCAGAACCAGGAATGGCTCGACCACGTGACCAGCGGCGCCTACCAGCAGTATTATCAGCAGCAGTATAATCGCTAA
- a CDS encoding SDR family oxidoreductase codes for MYETPFHDQPLHEVSFLVTGGAGFIGSNLVEYLLKYGAKEVRVLDNFSNGFRKNVALFAENPALRVIEGDIRDRQTCIDACKGIDVVLHQAALGSVPRSINDPITSNDVNVGGFVNMLVGAKEAGVKRFVYAASSSTYGDHKALPKVEDRIGKPLSPYAVTKYANELYADVFGKTYGMEIIGLRYFNIFGPRQDPNGAYAAVIPLFIDAVLEGKSPRMNGDGGQTRDFTFVENCVQANIKAALVQNPEAVNQVYNIAVADRTSLNDLFNILKEEAGSDINPEYGPDRAGDIRDSLADISKARNLLGYDPQIRIREGLQKTLAWFEANQAFIAERN; via the coding sequence GTGTACGAAACCCCTTTTCACGACCAGCCGCTCCATGAGGTGAGCTTCCTCGTAACCGGCGGGGCCGGCTTTATCGGCTCTAATCTGGTGGAATACCTCCTGAAGTATGGCGCCAAAGAAGTGCGCGTGCTGGATAACTTCTCCAACGGCTTCCGCAAAAATGTGGCGCTGTTTGCTGAAAATCCCGCCCTGCGGGTAATTGAAGGCGACATCCGGGACCGGCAAACCTGCATTGATGCCTGCAAAGGCATTGATGTGGTGCTGCACCAGGCAGCACTGGGCTCGGTGCCCCGTTCTATCAACGACCCCATCACCAGCAATGATGTGAACGTAGGGGGCTTCGTGAATATGCTGGTAGGTGCGAAAGAAGCAGGCGTGAAGCGCTTCGTATACGCCGCTTCCAGCTCCACTTACGGCGACCACAAAGCCCTGCCGAAAGTAGAGGACCGCATCGGCAAGCCCCTCTCGCCCTATGCCGTGACCAAGTATGCCAACGAGTTGTATGCCGATGTATTTGGCAAAACCTACGGCATGGAAATCATTGGCCTGCGCTACTTCAATATCTTCGGCCCGCGCCAGGACCCCAATGGGGCCTATGCAGCCGTAATTCCGCTGTTCATTGATGCCGTGCTGGAGGGCAAAAGCCCGCGCATGAACGGCGACGGGGGCCAGACCCGCGACTTTACCTTCGTGGAAAACTGCGTGCAGGCCAACATCAAAGCGGCACTGGTGCAGAACCCGGAAGCCGTAAACCAGGTGTATAACATTGCCGTAGCCGACCGCACTTCCCTCAACGATCTGTTCAACATTTTGAAGGAAGAAGCCGGCTCCGATATCAACCCCGAATACGGCCCCGACCGCGCCGGCGACATCCGGGACTCCCTGGCCGATATCAGCAAAGCCCGAAACCTGCTGGGCTACGACCCGCAGATCCGCATCCGCGAAGGCCTACAGAAGACCCTGGCGTGGTTTGAAGCCAACCAAGCGTTTATTGCCGAGCGTAATTAA
- the rfbA gene encoding glucose-1-phosphate thymidylyltransferase RfbA, translated as MKGIILAGGSGTRLHPLTLAVSKQLMPVYDKPMIYYPLSILMMAGIREILIITTPHDQEQFKKLLGDGVNLGCRFEYVVQEVPNGLAQAFVLGADFIGNDKVALVLGDNIFHGEGMEELLKSNNDPEGGVVYAYHVHDPERYGVVEFDANNQALSIEEKPATPKSNYAVPGLYFYDNEVVQIARNLKPSARGEYEITDVNQEYLRRGKLKVGILGRGTAWLDTGTFESLMQAGEFVRVLEQRQGLKVGSIEEVAYRQGFIDADQLRKIAEPLRKSGYGDYLLRLPEQLLM; from the coding sequence ATGAAAGGTATTATCCTCGCTGGTGGCTCCGGCACCCGCCTGCACCCCCTCACGCTGGCCGTGAGTAAGCAGTTGATGCCCGTGTACGACAAGCCGATGATTTATTATCCGCTGTCGATTCTGATGATGGCGGGTATTCGGGAAATCCTCATCATTACCACCCCGCATGACCAGGAGCAGTTTAAAAAGCTACTGGGTGATGGGGTGAATCTGGGCTGCCGCTTTGAGTATGTAGTACAGGAAGTGCCCAACGGTCTGGCGCAGGCCTTTGTGCTGGGTGCAGATTTTATCGGCAATGATAAAGTGGCCCTGGTACTGGGCGACAATATCTTCCATGGCGAAGGCATGGAAGAATTACTGAAATCCAACAATGACCCGGAAGGCGGCGTGGTGTATGCCTACCACGTGCATGATCCGGAGCGCTATGGCGTGGTAGAGTTTGATGCCAACAACCAAGCGCTCAGTATTGAGGAAAAACCGGCTACCCCCAAGAGCAATTACGCCGTGCCCGGTCTGTACTTCTATGATAATGAGGTAGTACAGATTGCCCGCAACCTGAAACCCAGTGCCCGGGGCGAGTATGAAATTACTGACGTAAACCAGGAGTATCTGCGCCGGGGTAAGCTGAAAGTAGGTATTCTGGGCCGCGGCACTGCCTGGCTCGATACGGGCACGTTTGAGAGCCTCATGCAGGCCGGTGAGTTTGTGCGCGTGCTGGAGCAGCGCCAGGGCCTTAAAGTGGGCTCTATTGAGGAAGTGGCCTACCGCCAGGGCTTTATTGATGCCGACCAGCTGCGGAAGATTGCCGAGCCGCTGCGCAAAAGTGGCTACGGCGACTATTTGCTGCGCTTGCCTGAGCAGCTGCTCATGTAG